A section of the Pedobacter sp. HDW13 genome encodes:
- a CDS encoding DUF3606 domain-containing protein — MENLNPTTGIQDEIILLSEETDRNYWANRLGVSSEALKSAVRATRCITLQQITAYLSQQKKNLSVPNS; from the coding sequence ATGGAAAATCTCAACCCAACCACTGGTATTCAAGACGAAATTATCTTATTGTCGGAAGAAACAGATCGAAATTACTGGGCCAACCGCCTGGGTGTTTCCTCGGAGGCACTCAAATCTGCTGTAAGAGCAACCAGATGTATTACTTTACAGCAAATAACGGCTTACTTAAGCCAGCAAAAGAAAAACCTTTCAGTGCCTAATTCTTAG
- a CDS encoding HPP family protein, whose protein sequence is MRKRIRRHYRTAKYIVYKETLIDFKEHLWTFIGAFLGIAIMGLLNSKYYTAYDNLFIIGSFGASSVLIYGIINSPLAQPRNLIGGHVVCALVGVTIHKLIPGELWLSSALSVALSIVLMQITKTLHPPGGATALIANIGSPKIQSLGYLYVLSPVLTGALILLLVAIFVNNRTSHRSYPNNKKWYRVWHRYRR, encoded by the coding sequence ATGAGAAAACGAATTAGGAGGCATTATCGTACCGCAAAATATATAGTTTATAAAGAAACCTTAATTGATTTTAAAGAGCACCTCTGGACATTTATAGGCGCTTTTCTGGGGATTGCCATCATGGGGTTGCTCAATTCTAAATACTATACCGCTTACGATAATCTGTTTATAATTGGTTCTTTCGGCGCATCATCAGTGCTTATTTATGGTATTATTAATAGTCCGCTGGCACAACCACGTAATTTAATTGGCGGGCATGTAGTCTGTGCACTCGTAGGAGTAACCATTCACAAATTGATTCCCGGCGAACTCTGGCTGTCATCGGCACTTTCAGTGGCGCTATCTATTGTATTAATGCAGATTACCAAAACCCTGCATCCTCCGGGAGGGGCAACAGCATTGATTGCCAACATTGGCTCGCCAAAAATCCAGTCGTTAGGCTACCTGTATGTGCTTAGTCCGGTATTAACCGGCGCCTTAATTTTATTACTGGTGGCCATTTTCGTTAACAACAGAACTTCGCACAGAAGTTATCCTAATAATAAAAAATGGTATAGAGTGTGGCACAGGTATCGCCGTTAG
- a CDS encoding nuclear transport factor 2 family protein, protein MPNTLSDQETILLIADLEEKLLDGVKKTDLGILDLLFADGMIFHDHYGNVLDKEMDMDSYRNGLVSIHKINVSKREIRVFDSIVVVSASLFIKGKYANILLNGKYQWLRVWAKVQEDWKVISASCTSISI, encoded by the coding sequence ATGCCAAATACTTTATCCGATCAGGAAACCATTCTCCTGATTGCTGATCTCGAAGAAAAATTACTTGATGGAGTTAAAAAAACGGATCTTGGAATATTAGATTTGTTATTTGCCGATGGAATGATTTTTCACGATCACTATGGCAATGTATTAGATAAAGAAATGGATATGGATTCCTATCGCAATGGCCTGGTTTCAATCCATAAAATCAACGTATCCAAGCGCGAGATACGTGTTTTCGACTCTATTGTTGTGGTTTCGGCCAGTCTTTTTATAAAAGGTAAATATGCCAATATACTGCTTAACGGTAAATATCAATGGCTAAGGGTATGGGCAAAGGTACAGGAAGACTGGAAAGTGATTTCGGCCAGCTGTACCAGCATTTCCATTTAA
- a CDS encoding ATP-binding protein, whose protein sequence is MIDLTSSLLKALLKHAHNPIIIFKIKPLLVVIEHNDAYRALIARIGGNLKFYDVDIIPTLLSDEERDLLINAVQQVSEQKKQINLVIHPIYSNSPNVKWELEFSPVLQNSQPVEYIICSLKEVPINENDLEHILFELSESETRFRGFFEQAPLGMCVLRGTDLVTEYANDNILKLWGKTRKEVIGIPQEQARPELAQQRQILNRVKEIFKTGSPLTINELKISTAVFDGYFVALYQPLKNDKNEVTRILAIIKDITEEVNFKKELLKAKDILKLAMDASEMGSWNVDLESKKVLLSERAQQIYELENNRMGLEEAKELIAEEDIEFLSSSIRKALHNRTAFNVEYQIKIKGSANKTKWLRTAGKAYYNAEGKPVYIAGAVLDITEHKQDEIRKNDFIGMVSHELKTPLTSLSAYVQLLQYKLKETNHDFAIETLDKVNLQLKRMSLMIDGFLNVSLLESGKILLNKTDFDMIALIKTIAEENRLVLPSHFIQVIGLEQTFVNADMEKIGNVISNLIGNAAKYSKKDSLIAIKCETIDAQVVISVEDEGIGIKENNIPKLFDRFFRVDSAVTKTIAGFGVGLYICAEIIKRHEGKIWVESKFGKGSTFYFSLPVEEQVTLSYTH, encoded by the coding sequence ATGATAGACTTAACCTCATCCCTGCTAAAAGCCTTATTAAAACATGCTCATAACCCAATAATTATTTTTAAAATTAAGCCTTTACTGGTTGTTATAGAACATAACGATGCTTACCGGGCCTTAATTGCACGTATTGGAGGAAATTTAAAATTTTACGATGTAGATATTATACCAACACTTCTATCGGATGAGGAAAGAGATTTGTTAATTAATGCGGTACAACAGGTAAGTGAACAAAAAAAACAAATTAACCTGGTCATACACCCCATTTATTCTAATTCACCGAACGTAAAGTGGGAGCTGGAATTCTCTCCTGTGCTACAGAACAGCCAGCCTGTCGAATATATTATCTGCTCATTAAAAGAAGTCCCGATTAACGAAAATGACCTGGAGCATATTTTGTTTGAGCTGTCAGAAAGCGAAACCAGGTTTAGGGGGTTCTTTGAACAGGCTCCCTTAGGCATGTGCGTGCTAAGAGGCACTGATCTTGTTACTGAATATGCCAACGATAACATTTTAAAGCTTTGGGGAAAAACAAGAAAAGAAGTAATCGGGATTCCGCAGGAGCAGGCCCGCCCCGAACTGGCTCAACAAAGGCAGATATTAAACCGTGTGAAAGAGATTTTCAAAACCGGATCACCATTAACAATCAATGAGTTAAAAATTTCGACTGCGGTATTTGACGGGTACTTTGTAGCCTTGTACCAACCCCTGAAAAATGACAAAAATGAGGTTACACGGATTTTAGCTATCATTAAAGATATAACCGAAGAAGTAAATTTCAAGAAAGAGCTTTTAAAAGCAAAAGACATCTTAAAACTAGCCATGGATGCTTCGGAGATGGGTTCGTGGAACGTGGACCTTGAAAGCAAAAAAGTACTTTTATCTGAGCGGGCACAGCAAATTTATGAATTGGAAAATAACCGCATGGGGTTGGAAGAAGCCAAAGAGTTAATTGCAGAAGAAGATATCGAATTCCTTTCGAGCAGTATCCGTAAAGCACTGCACAACCGAACAGCCTTTAATGTAGAATACCAGATTAAGATCAAAGGCTCTGCCAACAAAACCAAGTGGCTAAGAACTGCCGGTAAAGCATACTATAATGCGGAAGGAAAACCCGTGTATATTGCTGGGGCAGTTTTAGACATTACCGAACATAAACAGGATGAAATCAGAAAGAATGATTTTATCGGAATGGTTAGTCACGAACTTAAAACTCCATTAACATCGCTAAGTGCCTACGTACAGCTTTTGCAGTATAAACTAAAGGAAACCAATCATGATTTCGCTATTGAAACACTTGACAAGGTAAATCTCCAATTAAAAAGAATGTCGCTAATGATTGATGGCTTCCTTAATGTTTCATTATTAGAATCGGGCAAGATTTTATTGAACAAGACCGATTTCGATATGATTGCCTTAATTAAAACTATTGCTGAAGAAAACAGACTCGTTCTACCCAGTCATTTTATACAGGTAATTGGCTTAGAACAAACATTTGTAAATGCCGATATGGAAAAAATTGGCAATGTAATCAGTAATCTGATTGGCAATGCAGCCAAATACTCTAAAAAAGATTCTTTAATTGCCATAAAATGTGAAACAATAGACGCCCAGGTAGTTATTAGTGTAGAAGATGAGGGCATTGGGATTAAAGAAAATAATATACCAAAACTTTTCGATCGTTTTTTCAGGGTAGATAGCGCGGTGACCAAAACAATTGCAGGCTTTGGCGTTGGATTGTACATTTGCGCTGAAATTATCAAAAGGCACGAGGGAAAAATATGGGTAGAAAGTAAATTCGGGAAAGGTTCTACGTTTTATTTTAGCCTGCCGGTAGAAGAACAGGTTACATTATCTTACACGCATTAA
- a CDS encoding Crp/Fnr family transcriptional regulator: protein MNPEKKYTLNKWGIFNGFSPLITVFRSYHDLTPEIEYFINQHTFPVIFKKNKFISSPLHRNEYAYLIVKGVVRGYLKDDKKEFTTWIAKEGELIGSSYSFGNWNKSIEEYIQALEEVEAVAIPYDIYVQLYDIDHITNYIGRKIIQLHYFQSCERALISRLQTAEKKYIRFMQSYPGLVSRVGLKYIASFLGIRIETLSRIRSRLIISTTVTT, encoded by the coding sequence ATGAATCCCGAAAAAAAATATACTTTAAATAAGTGGGGGATCTTTAATGGATTTTCGCCATTGATTACAGTCTTTAGGTCATACCATGATTTAACTCCCGAAATAGAGTACTTTATTAATCAGCATACTTTTCCCGTTATTTTTAAAAAGAATAAGTTTATCTCTTCACCCTTGCACCGCAACGAATATGCATATCTCATTGTTAAAGGTGTTGTGCGGGGGTATTTGAAAGATGACAAAAAGGAATTTACAACCTGGATTGCTAAAGAGGGCGAGCTGATTGGCAGCTCATACAGTTTCGGCAATTGGAACAAATCTATTGAAGAATATATTCAGGCTTTAGAAGAAGTGGAGGCTGTTGCTATACCTTACGATATTTATGTACAGCTATACGATATTGATCATATTACCAATTATATCGGACGAAAAATTATCCAGCTCCATTACTTTCAGTCATGCGAAAGGGCATTGATTTCAAGATTGCAAACTGCCGAAAAGAAATACATCCGTTTTATGCAATCTTATCCAGGTTTGGTAAGTAGGGTAGGCTTAAAATATATTGCCTCTTTTCTTGGCATTCGCATAGAAACACTAAGCCGGATCAGATCCAGATTAATAATAAGTACTACTGTTACAACTTAG
- a CDS encoding RNA-binding protein produces the protein MVKIFIGGLPDNIQEMDLAIFVSLHGRVETIKVVRDRATGKCKGYAFLEIFSLADAKNIVSTLNGESFKGNIITVKISEEENKTQPVKPKASQPFKTKRPRLQR, from the coding sequence ATGGTTAAGATTTTTATAGGTGGCCTCCCTGACAACATCCAAGAGATGGATCTGGCAATTTTTGTTAGCCTTCATGGCAGAGTGGAAACAATTAAAGTTGTTCGCGATAGAGCTACAGGAAAGTGCAAAGGCTATGCTTTTTTAGAAATCTTTAGTCTTGCAGATGCCAAAAACATTGTTTCTACCCTAAATGGAGAATCGTTTAAAGGCAATATCATAACGGTTAAAATTTCGGAGGAAGAAAACAAAACTCAACCTGTTAAGCCAAAAGCAAGCCAACCTTTTAAAACCAAAAGACCACGTTTACAGCGATAA
- a CDS encoding beta-L-arabinofuranosidase domain-containing protein, producing the protein MKRIVKPLFFLVSCLSIHTSQAQSLNEFNKAPLKQDVYVQLPIGSIKAKGWLLKQLEEQRDGATGMAEELYAAKDDLGKNTDWLGGDGNSWERVPYYVKGLVALAYTLDDAGLKAKAQKYIDWTLNSQQANGLFGPVKMKDWWPRMPMMYALQNYYEATTDSRVVPFLTKYFKYQLANLDAEPLKEWAKSRAGDNMEIAIWLYNKTGDQDLLKLVEKLKQQAYPWIDIYTNNGFYFYGDDFQPKHMVNVAQALKFPVVYAQFHDSPANTAAFSKGIAHIMHDHGQPEGLGSGTEFLAGTSSIEGVETCTVVEWMQSLETAAKIIHEANIGDQLEKVAFNALPAQFSRDFKNHSYYTLPNQVQSVHGEHGFNQDYGSGIISSPYSGYGCCRYNMHMGWPYYVKNSAVATPDKGIAIITYGPMEIETFVNGNQKIKITETTNYPFEEQINLNVSLSSAETFPLVLRVPTWALKPVIKLNGKVLTGVKAGEMFKIQRQWQNNDQLELNFPMEVGSEQQVNNAVSITRGPIVYALEIKSANKVTKTHAVAGFTDYEICPESPWNYGLSLNNGKLASNFRIVKSAMTENPFIASTSPVKLKVQAKKIPSWGLSYHKMAAFDVPFSPVLSTEPDEEVTLVPYGSENIRLSCFPVIGTPKKTTKSLTENFDQGMPGNWVFYGGGWFWKDGQVNAASNAGSGGFGINGSKYVANGTDFKDFTYQADVKINTLGDAGLMFRVSDPAIGPDAYQGYYVGLDQPNGNVIFGKANGQKWELLKTEKYPVEMNKMYTLKVIAKADKFDIFVNGAAKPVLSVTDSQYQSGSIGLRTYKALASFDSVKINAF; encoded by the coding sequence ATGAAAAGAATAGTAAAACCACTTTTTTTCCTAGTTTCCTGTCTATCAATCCATACTTCGCAAGCACAAAGTTTAAACGAGTTTAATAAAGCACCTCTTAAGCAAGATGTTTATGTACAATTGCCAATAGGCAGTATTAAGGCTAAAGGGTGGTTGTTAAAGCAACTTGAGGAGCAGCGCGATGGTGCTACCGGAATGGCAGAAGAACTATATGCGGCAAAAGACGATTTGGGTAAGAATACCGATTGGTTGGGAGGCGATGGCAACAGCTGGGAGCGTGTACCATACTATGTTAAAGGTTTGGTGGCCTTAGCTTATACCCTTGATGATGCCGGCTTGAAAGCAAAAGCACAGAAATATATCGATTGGACATTAAATAGCCAGCAAGCCAATGGTTTGTTTGGGCCGGTTAAAATGAAAGACTGGTGGCCGCGTATGCCCATGATGTATGCTTTACAAAACTATTACGAAGCTACAACTGATAGCAGGGTAGTCCCTTTTTTAACTAAATACTTCAAATATCAGCTGGCCAATCTCGATGCCGAACCATTAAAAGAATGGGCAAAATCAAGAGCAGGAGATAATATGGAAATCGCCATCTGGCTTTATAACAAAACTGGCGATCAGGATTTACTAAAACTGGTAGAAAAACTGAAGCAACAGGCTTACCCATGGATTGACATTTACACCAACAATGGATTTTACTTTTATGGCGATGATTTCCAACCCAAACACATGGTTAATGTGGCCCAGGCGCTAAAGTTTCCGGTGGTTTATGCACAGTTTCACGATAGTCCGGCTAATACTGCTGCCTTTTCTAAAGGGATTGCGCATATCATGCACGATCATGGCCAACCAGAAGGTCTGGGCTCAGGAACAGAATTTCTGGCTGGTACAAGCAGCATCGAAGGAGTAGAAACTTGCACGGTAGTAGAGTGGATGCAAAGCCTGGAAACGGCTGCCAAAATTATCCACGAGGCTAACATTGGCGATCAGCTCGAAAAAGTGGCTTTTAATGCATTACCTGCACAGTTTAGCCGCGATTTTAAAAACCACTCTTATTATACTTTGCCCAACCAGGTTCAGAGTGTACATGGCGAACACGGTTTTAACCAGGATTATGGTTCGGGGATTATTTCAAGTCCATATTCGGGCTACGGCTGTTGTCGCTACAATATGCACATGGGCTGGCCTTATTATGTGAAAAACAGTGCTGTAGCAACTCCCGATAAAGGTATCGCCATTATAACCTACGGACCAATGGAAATAGAGACTTTCGTTAACGGGAACCAAAAAATAAAAATTACCGAAACTACTAATTATCCTTTCGAAGAACAGATTAATTTAAATGTGTCACTTTCATCCGCTGAAACTTTTCCACTGGTATTGCGGGTACCCACCTGGGCTTTAAAACCTGTAATTAAGTTAAACGGAAAGGTTTTAACTGGCGTAAAAGCAGGCGAGATGTTTAAAATCCAGCGCCAATGGCAAAATAACGATCAGCTTGAACTTAATTTCCCGATGGAAGTGGGCAGCGAGCAACAGGTAAATAACGCTGTAAGCATCACGCGTGGGCCAATCGTTTATGCCCTCGAAATTAAATCAGCGAATAAAGTAACCAAAACACATGCTGTTGCAGGTTTCACCGATTATGAAATCTGTCCCGAATCGCCCTGGAATTACGGATTATCACTAAACAATGGTAAACTGGCTAGCAACTTCAGGATTGTAAAATCAGCCATGACCGAAAATCCATTTATTGCATCTACTTCGCCGGTTAAATTAAAAGTGCAGGCCAAAAAGATTCCTTCCTGGGGCTTATCTTATCATAAAATGGCGGCCTTCGATGTACCTTTTAGTCCGGTACTTTCAACAGAGCCTGATGAAGAAGTAACTTTAGTGCCTTACGGATCGGAAAATATCCGTTTAAGTTGTTTCCCAGTAATCGGAACACCAAAAAAAACGACCAAAAGCCTGACCGAAAATTTTGATCAGGGTATGCCTGGTAACTGGGTGTTTTATGGTGGAGGCTGGTTTTGGAAAGATGGCCAGGTTAATGCCGCTTCAAATGCTGGCTCAGGTGGTTTTGGTATAAACGGATCTAAATATGTAGCCAATGGTACCGATTTTAAAGATTTTACCTATCAGGCCGATGTTAAGATCAATACTCTCGGCGATGCTGGTTTAATGTTCAGGGTTTCCGACCCGGCAATTGGTCCCGATGCTTACCAGGGTTATTACGTAGGTTTAGATCAGCCCAATGGCAACGTGATTTTTGGTAAAGCCAATGGCCAAAAGTGGGAACTGCTAAAAACCGAAAAATATCCGGTAGAAATGAATAAAATGTATACCTTAAAAGTAATTGCTAAAGCCGATAAATTTGATATTTTTGTTAACGGTGCTGCTAAACCGGTTCTTTCTGTAACCGATAGCCAGTACCAGTCGGGTAGTATTGGGTTGAGGACTTATAAAGCGTTGGCCAGTTTCGATTCGGTAAAGATTAACGCTTTTTAA
- a CDS encoding Na+/H+ antiporter, giving the protein MENYTIVIFILVVMIGLSSVADHIKIPYPVLLIIAGIAVGFIPALRPIDINPEIIFLIFLPPLLYDAAFNISFKEFKTNINTIATLSIGLVFITAIGIAVVAHYMIPGMSWPVSFVLGAILSATDAVAAMSITKDLGLSHKTNTILEGESLVNDASALVAYRFAVAAVTGTAFVFWKASLSFAILMAGGFITGMVMARILAFILKRIHDNRLATISFMLLMPFVTYLIAEEVHVSGVIAVVILGLGISRFSNQVFPEQLKNQSKNIWDIIIFLLNGLIFILIGLQFPHVYKSINQAYILPYIGYSLVITIVALLLRMARVFLQKINLQKAFQKGKHRITEAALLDFKNSLIISWSGMRGIVSLAIAIGLPATLADGSAFPQRNAIIFISVAVVLFTLIGQGLSLPWLVKKLANEKEQ; this is encoded by the coding sequence ATGGAAAATTACACCATCGTTATATTTATTTTAGTTGTGATGATTGGCCTTTCATCAGTTGCCGACCATATTAAAATTCCCTACCCGGTTTTATTAATTATTGCAGGAATAGCGGTTGGTTTTATACCGGCTTTACGGCCAATTGATATTAATCCGGAAATTATTTTTTTAATCTTCCTCCCCCCGCTGCTCTACGATGCTGCTTTTAACATTTCCTTTAAAGAGTTTAAAACCAACATTAACACCATTGCAACGCTATCAATTGGTTTGGTTTTTATTACCGCAATTGGTATTGCAGTGGTAGCGCACTACATGATTCCGGGCATGAGCTGGCCAGTTTCTTTTGTATTAGGCGCTATTTTATCGGCTACAGATGCAGTTGCAGCCATGAGTATTACCAAAGACCTTGGCCTATCGCACAAAACAAATACAATTTTAGAGGGTGAAAGCCTGGTAAATGATGCGTCGGCATTGGTAGCCTACCGCTTTGCAGTAGCTGCCGTAACCGGAACTGCTTTTGTATTCTGGAAAGCATCGTTATCGTTCGCTATTTTAATGGCTGGTGGTTTTATAACCGGAATGGTAATGGCGAGAATTCTAGCTTTTATACTCAAAAGAATTCATGATAACCGTTTGGCGACCATAAGTTTCATGTTGTTAATGCCTTTTGTAACTTATTTAATTGCTGAAGAAGTTCACGTATCAGGGGTTATTGCAGTGGTAATTTTAGGTTTGGGGATTTCGAGGTTTAGCAACCAGGTATTCCCCGAGCAGCTAAAAAACCAATCTAAAAACATCTGGGATATCATTATTTTCCTTTTAAACGGACTGATTTTTATTTTAATTGGTCTGCAATTTCCTCATGTGTACAAGAGCATCAATCAAGCCTATATTTTACCTTACATCGGTTACTCGCTGGTGATTACCATTGTTGCTTTGCTGCTGAGGATGGCCCGTGTTTTTCTGCAAAAAATAAACCTTCAAAAAGCATTTCAAAAAGGAAAACACCGGATTACGGAAGCTGCATTGCTGGATTTTAAAAACAGCCTTATCATCAGCTGGTCGGGCATGCGGGGAATTGTTTCGCTGGCCATTGCCATTGGTTTACCTGCCACCCTTGCCGATGGAAGTGCTTTTCCTCAGCGTAATGCCATTATATTTATTTCGGTAGCAGTGGTATTGTTTACGCTAATTGGCCAGGGATTAAGTTTACCCTGGCTGGTAAAAAAACTGGCAAACGAAAAAGAGCAATAA
- a CDS encoding sialate O-acetylesterase has protein sequence MSLNKLKSLSFIALLLFSSPLVQAKIILPAVFSDNMVLQQKTNAAIWGKTDAGKAVKITVSWNKINYGAIADAIGNWKIKVATPAFGGPYTITISDGETLVLNNVLIGDVWICSGQSNMEMPLAGWGKILNYEKEIADAKYPNIRLLQADHITSNVPLSDAKVANGGWQECNPKYVAGFSSTAYFFARQIYEKTKIPIGLIHTSWGGTIAEAWTSAESLKKMPDFAAAVDKIQKSVKNPSPLTYEEKVKNWVKTINEKDTGYVNGEAKWAVADVNGWKKMTIPTLWEDASLKNFDGIVWFTKKINIPENWKKNGTKLNLGTIDDNDITFVNGVKVGETEGYNVGRVYTLPADLLKTGENTITVRVFDSGGGGGIYGETKDLNLNNSSGEQIALTGDWSYKVGLDLKKAEAMPFEENGPNRPTVLYNAMMHPYIQFAIKGAIWYQGESNADRAYQYRELFSTMIKDWRQKWGQGDFPFYFVQLANFMQADQVPVESAWAELREAQLKTLALPNTGMATIIDIGEAKDIHPKNKQEVGRRLGLIALAKTYGQKINFSGPVYQSQKAEGKQITLTFSNIGNGLKAGDGAELKGFAIAGADKKFYWAKAVIKGNQVVVSSSEVTNPVAVRYAWGNNPVCNLVSNDGLPASPFRTDTWQGITFGKK, from the coding sequence ATGAGTCTCAATAAGTTAAAATCCTTATCTTTTATTGCTTTATTGCTGTTTTCTTCGCCTTTAGTACAAGCAAAAATTATTTTGCCTGCGGTATTTAGCGATAATATGGTTTTACAGCAAAAAACAAATGCTGCTATTTGGGGTAAGACCGATGCCGGCAAAGCTGTGAAAATAACCGTATCATGGAATAAAATTAATTACGGTGCCATTGCCGATGCTATTGGAAACTGGAAAATCAAAGTGGCTACACCGGCTTTTGGTGGGCCGTATACCATTACCATTTCTGATGGCGAAACGCTTGTGCTCAACAATGTTTTAATTGGCGATGTTTGGATTTGCTCAGGGCAATCGAATATGGAAATGCCATTAGCCGGCTGGGGTAAAATTTTAAACTATGAAAAAGAAATTGCCGATGCCAAATATCCCAATATCCGCTTATTACAGGCCGATCATATTACCAGCAATGTCCCGTTGAGCGATGCGAAGGTGGCCAATGGGGGCTGGCAGGAGTGCAACCCAAAATATGTTGCAGGATTTTCTTCTACGGCTTATTTCTTTGCCCGCCAGATTTACGAGAAAACTAAAATCCCAATCGGATTAATCCATACCTCATGGGGCGGTACCATTGCCGAAGCGTGGACCAGTGCCGAATCATTAAAAAAGATGCCCGATTTTGCTGCTGCTGTTGATAAAATTCAAAAATCGGTTAAAAATCCGTCGCCGCTTACTTACGAAGAAAAAGTTAAAAACTGGGTTAAAACCATTAATGAAAAAGATACTGGCTACGTAAACGGGGAAGCCAAATGGGCAGTTGCAGATGTAAATGGCTGGAAGAAAATGACCATTCCTACTTTATGGGAAGATGCTTCACTTAAAAATTTCGACGGTATTGTATGGTTTACCAAAAAAATAAACATACCAGAAAACTGGAAAAAAAATGGCACTAAACTTAATTTAGGCACTATTGATGATAACGATATCACTTTTGTAAATGGCGTAAAGGTTGGCGAAACCGAAGGCTACAATGTTGGACGTGTATACACTTTACCTGCCGATTTATTGAAAACAGGCGAAAACACTATTACCGTGCGCGTATTTGACAGCGGCGGTGGTGGTGGCATTTATGGCGAAACCAAAGATTTAAACCTGAACAATTCAAGCGGTGAGCAAATTGCTTTAACCGGCGACTGGAGCTATAAAGTTGGTCTCGATTTAAAAAAAGCAGAAGCCATGCCTTTCGAAGAAAATGGCCCGAACAGGCCTACGGTGCTTTATAATGCCATGATGCATCCTTACATTCAGTTTGCCATTAAAGGTGCTATTTGGTACCAGGGAGAAAGTAATGCCGACAGGGCTTATCAGTACCGTGAGTTGTTTTCAACCATGATTAAAGACTGGCGTCAAAAATGGGGGCAAGGCGATTTCCCTTTTTATTTTGTACAACTGGCTAATTTTATGCAGGCAGACCAGGTTCCTGTCGAGTCTGCCTGGGCCGAACTGCGCGAAGCCCAGCTAAAAACACTTGCGCTGCCCAATACAGGCATGGCTACCATTATCGATATAGGCGAAGCCAAAGATATTCACCCTAAAAACAAACAAGAGGTAGGTAGGAGGCTGGGATTGATTGCTTTAGCAAAAACCTATGGTCAGAAAATTAACTTTTCAGGACCGGTTTATCAATCGCAAAAAGCGGAAGGAAAACAAATTACATTAACTTTTAGTAATATCGGGAACGGACTTAAAGCCGGCGATGGAGCTGAACTTAAAGGTTTTGCTATTGCTGGTGCAGATAAGAAATTTTATTGGGCAAAGGCTGTAATAAAAGGAAACCAGGTGGTGGTAAGCAGCAGCGAAGTGACCAATCCGGTAGCTGTTCGTTATGCCTGGGGAAATAACCCTGTTTGCAATCTGGTTAGCAACGATGGTTTACCCGCTTCACCATTCAGAACCGATACCTGGCAGGGAATAACTTTTGGAAAGAAGTAA
- a CDS encoding OmpA family protein has product MKLYKSIPIMLFTVALAAGCVSNKKYAELQDTYAKLRERNQELSNKYQDSQRELSGSTSRVKSLEEQIASERSNVKALQDALNKCLNSSNQGNVNISKLVDEINSSNKYIKQLVNAKNKSDSLNMVLTNNLTRSLSREELGDVDVQVLKGVVYISLADNMLYKSGSYEVSDKAGETLSKIAKIIKDYDTYDVLIEGNTDNVPIAQTNIRNNWDLSALRASSVVQVLQTKYAVDPKRLTAGGRGEFNPIADNSTAGGKAKNRRTQIIITPKLDQFMDLIGKAPEQSQK; this is encoded by the coding sequence ATGAAATTATACAAATCAATCCCAATAATGCTTTTTACTGTGGCACTTGCCGCAGGTTGTGTAAGTAATAAGAAATATGCAGAACTTCAGGATACTTACGCTAAGTTGAGAGAAAGAAACCAGGAGTTGAGTAATAAATACCAGGATAGCCAGCGCGAATTGAGCGGAAGCACCAGTAGGGTAAAAAGTTTAGAAGAACAGATCGCTTCAGAAAGGTCGAATGTTAAGGCTTTACAAGATGCCTTAAATAAATGTTTAAATTCGAGTAACCAGGGTAATGTAAATATCTCCAAACTGGTTGATGAGATTAACAGTTCGAATAAATACATTAAGCAGCTGGTGAATGCCAAAAATAAAAGCGATTCGCTTAATATGGTGTTAACTAACAATTTAACCCGTTCATTAAGCCGCGAAGAATTAGGGGATGTAGATGTTCAGGTGCTTAAAGGTGTGGTATATATATCGCTGGCTGATAATATGCTTTATAAATCAGGTAGTTATGAGGTTTCTGATAAAGCAGGCGAAACATTAAGTAAAATCGCTAAAATTATTAAAGATTACGATACCTACGATGTGCTGATTGAAGGTAATACCGATAACGTGCCTATTGCACAAACCAATATTCGCAACAACTGGGATTTAAGTGCCCTGCGTGCTTCATCTGTTGTACAGGTACTGCAAACCAAATACGCTGTCGATCCGAAAAGATTAACAGCAGGAGGACGCGGTGAGTTTAATCCGATTGCAGATAACAGTACGGCAGGAGGTAAAGCGAAGAACAGGCGTACCCAGATCATTATTACACCTAAATTAGATCAGTTTATGGATTTAATTGGTAAAGCTCCGGAGCAATCTCAGAAATAA